In one Alteribacter lacisalsi genomic region, the following are encoded:
- the ispD gene encoding 2-C-methyl-D-erythritol 4-phosphate cytidylyltransferase, whose protein sequence is MENYTVVIPAAGQGKRMKAGKNKQFLMLNGIPLVIHTLRVFEQDDFCSEIVLVVNEQETEAMEQLVNEYGITTPVCIIPGGRERQNSVYEGLKQVENGGKDPVVLIHDGARPFIKKEQIDTLVSTAKASGAAIVAVPVKDTVKKASGTTVTATVEREGLWAVQTPQAFRLSLILSAHQQAAEAGFLGTDDASLAEWCGKTVRIVEGDYQNIKLTTPEDLLFAEAIISNRKDGHI, encoded by the coding sequence ATGGAGAATTATACGGTTGTCATTCCGGCTGCCGGTCAGGGAAAACGGATGAAAGCCGGTAAAAACAAACAGTTTCTGATGCTTAACGGCATTCCCCTGGTTATACATACACTCCGTGTTTTCGAACAAGATGACTTCTGCTCTGAAATCGTACTCGTGGTAAACGAACAGGAGACCGAAGCCATGGAGCAGCTCGTCAATGAATACGGGATCACCACTCCGGTCTGCATTATTCCCGGCGGCCGGGAGCGCCAGAACAGTGTTTACGAAGGTCTCAAGCAGGTGGAGAATGGCGGCAAAGATCCGGTGGTGCTGATTCACGACGGCGCCCGCCCGTTTATAAAAAAAGAACAAATCGACACCCTTGTCAGTACGGCAAAGGCAAGTGGTGCTGCAATTGTGGCTGTGCCGGTAAAGGATACCGTAAAGAAAGCATCCGGAACAACCGTGACAGCAACCGTTGAACGTGAGGGTCTGTGGGCAGTACAGACACCTCAGGCTTTTCGTCTTTCTTTAATCCTGAGTGCCCATCAACAGGCGGCCGAAGCCGGTTTTCTCGGAACAGATGATGCCAGTCTTGCAGAATGGTGCGGTAAAACGGTCCGTATCGTCGAAGGGGACTACCAGAATATCAAACTCACCACCCCGGAAGATCTGCTGTTTGCAGAAGCGATTATTTCAAACCGGAAGGACGGACATATATGA
- a CDS encoding PIN/TRAM domain-containing protein: MLRRITQLFILIVGGAAGFVFIPDLISILNVGNAPWLESPYAGAVLGALILFLATYWFIDDFVDLIKVFEEKLVKVPVTDLLFGTMGLIVGLIVAFLIGLPIDALGIPVLSTYLPLFATFFLGYLGFQIGFKKRDELIGLTAISGRLGSKDGRKKDEEEAEVRKGSLKILDTSVIIDGRIADICQTGFLDGTLIIPEFVLEELQHIADSSDVLKRNRGRRGLDILNKIQKELPINVEIYEGDFDEIHEVDSKLVKLAKVIGGYVVTNDFNLNKVCDLQGVSVLNINDLANAVKPVVLPGEEMAVQVIKDGKEHNQGVAYLDDGTMIVVEEGRNYIGKEIDVIVTSVLQTSAGRMIFAKPKLLEKAL; the protein is encoded by the coding sequence TTGCTAAGACGAATAACACAGCTTTTCATACTGATCGTTGGTGGCGCGGCAGGATTTGTATTTATACCTGATCTGATTTCTATTCTTAATGTTGGAAATGCTCCGTGGCTGGAAAGCCCCTATGCAGGAGCGGTTCTCGGTGCACTTATTTTATTTTTGGCAACTTACTGGTTCATTGATGATTTTGTCGATCTCATCAAGGTCTTTGAAGAAAAGCTGGTAAAAGTGCCTGTGACAGACCTCCTTTTCGGGACAATGGGACTGATTGTCGGTCTGATCGTTGCTTTTTTAATCGGTCTTCCAATTGATGCACTCGGAATACCGGTTCTCAGTACGTACCTTCCTCTATTTGCTACGTTTTTCCTTGGATACCTCGGTTTCCAGATCGGCTTTAAAAAGCGGGATGAACTCATCGGTCTCACTGCGATTTCCGGAAGACTCGGTTCAAAGGATGGCAGGAAAAAAGACGAAGAAGAAGCGGAAGTCCGCAAAGGTTCACTCAAGATTCTCGATACGAGCGTCATCATTGACGGCCGTATTGCAGATATCTGCCAGACTGGGTTTCTGGACGGCACCCTCATCATTCCCGAATTTGTTCTCGAAGAACTGCAGCACATTGCCGATTCTTCGGATGTTTTAAAACGGAATCGGGGCAGACGCGGACTGGATATCCTGAACAAAATCCAGAAAGAGCTGCCGATTAACGTGGAGATTTATGAAGGCGACTTCGATGAGATCCATGAAGTGGACTCAAAGCTTGTGAAACTGGCAAAAGTTATCGGAGGCTATGTGGTCACAAACGATTTCAACCTTAATAAAGTCTGTGATCTCCAGGGCGTCTCGGTTCTGAATATCAATGATCTAGCCAATGCAGTCAAACCGGTTGTACTGCCTGGTGAGGAAATGGCGGTACAGGTAATCAAAGACGGTAAGGAACACAATCAGGGTGTTGCGTACCTGGACGACGGAACAATGATCGTCGTTGAAGAAGGACGCAATTACATTGGCAAGGAAATTGACGTCATCGTCACGAGTGTCCTTCAGACCTCAGCAGGACGAATGATTTTCGCCAAGCCGAAACTGCTTGAAAAAGCGCTGTAA
- the disA gene encoding DNA integrity scanning diadenylate cyclase DisA, with product MDPRSNYDTNFISTVLQLVSPGTPLREGIDNVLRAKTGGLIVLGYNNEMMHIVDGGFFINCEFSPAYLYELAKMDGAIILSEDGRRILYANTQLVPNNAIDSTETGIRHRTAQRVARQTGNLVISISQRRNVITLYQGDYRYSLKDIGVILTKANQAIQTLEKYKSVLDQSVTNLGALEFEELVTIQEVSQVMHRVEMVLRIKAEILNYVNELGNEGRLISMQLEELVSNTEREAVLLIKDYMKDRSSDPLHILKQLKKLSSDELLDDMIIVKLLGYSKTVNLSEFAISPRGYRILHKIPRIPPLVVENLVQRFDNLPQIMRASTEELDEVDGIGEARARKIKEGLTRIQEQLFIDRHI from the coding sequence GTGGATCCGCGTTCGAACTATGATACCAATTTTATCAGCACGGTTCTGCAGCTTGTCTCTCCGGGCACACCGCTCCGGGAGGGCATTGACAATGTTCTGCGGGCTAAAACAGGAGGACTGATTGTCCTCGGATATAACAACGAGATGATGCATATTGTAGATGGAGGTTTCTTTATCAACTGTGAATTTTCCCCGGCTTACCTGTACGAACTGGCCAAAATGGACGGTGCGATCATTCTCAGTGAGGACGGCAGGCGCATTCTTTACGCCAATACGCAGCTGGTTCCGAACAACGCCATTGATTCCACAGAAACGGGAATCCGTCACCGGACGGCGCAGCGCGTTGCCCGTCAGACGGGAAACCTTGTCATTTCCATTTCCCAGCGCCGGAATGTCATTACATTGTACCAGGGGGACTACCGTTACTCCCTCAAGGATATCGGGGTAATTCTTACAAAAGCCAACCAGGCCATTCAGACGCTGGAAAAATACAAATCGGTTCTTGATCAGAGCGTGACCAATCTCGGCGCCCTTGAATTTGAGGAACTCGTCACGATCCAGGAAGTATCCCAGGTGATGCACCGTGTGGAAATGGTGCTCAGAATTAAAGCCGAAATCCTGAATTATGTGAACGAGCTGGGCAACGAGGGCAGGCTTATTTCCATGCAGCTTGAAGAGCTTGTTTCCAATACGGAAAGAGAAGCGGTCCTTCTGATAAAAGACTATATGAAAGACAGGTCGAGTGATCCCCTTCATATCCTTAAGCAGCTGAAGAAGCTGTCCAGTGATGAGCTGCTTGACGATATGATTATCGTAAAGCTTTTAGGCTATAGTAAGACTGTTAATCTGTCTGAGTTTGCCATCTCCCCGCGGGGCTACCGGATTCTGCATAAAATTCCTCGGATTCCACCGCTTGTAGTCGAAAATCTGGTTCAGAGGTTCGATAATCTTCCGCAGATTATGAGAGCTTCCACCGAAGAACTTGACGAAGTGGACGGGATCGGGGAAGCAAGGGCCAGAAAAATCAAGGAAGGCCTGACCCGTATTCAGGAACAGCTGTTTATCGACCGTCATATCTGA